From the Thermococcus sp. Bubb.Bath genome, the window TCGAGGTGGGTCTCAAAGAAGACGGCACTCCCGTTTACCTCAAGGACTACCTCAACCTGACGATGACGTTCCACGTTTCACAGCCGATGATAGTGAACTCTACAGTTAACAGGAGCTCCAGCAATCCAAGCATGGAATTGATAATACAGGACAGCGAGAGGATATTCAGCATCAACAAGCCGCTGAACATAACGAAGCCGCAGGGAGTTGACGAGGCAAGGCCATTACTCAGATCACCGTTTGAAGGATGATAGATAAGAACTTTCCTCTTTCTATTCTTTCACCGACCTCTTCTAAAATCGCTTAGAATTTTGGCCAATGGAAAAGAACAAACAAAAAAGTAGGGGTATACCCGGCTAAGCGCCCCTCGTGGCCACTATCTTTATCCCTTCCCACTCGGCGACGACCTGACCGATCTCGACCGGTGCCTTGAGCTTCAGCCCAGCCAGGAACTTCATCAGCTCGGGTATCCCCTCCTTTGGAACTGGCCCGGCCGTCTTGACGCTCACCGTTGGGAGGGCTCCCCCCTCAACCGGAACGACGCTCATGACGACCCTCTTTGGACTGGTGACTTCCTCTACCGCCCATTCCTGACCTCGCGGACATCTACAGCCCTTGACGTCTTTGACCTCGCCGTTTTCGACCCCAACTTCAATGGAGCATCCGAGGGGGCAGACGATGCAGGTAAAGCGGTAAACTTTCATACCCTCACCACCTCAACGGTGAGCTTTTCGCCGGCCTTTTGAATCTCCTCGGCTTTCAGTTTGAGCCTTACCATCTCGGCGGGATTAACAACTGAAAGCCTGAGCTTTTTCTCAATTTCCGGAATCCTGAGTTCGACGTTCTCCATCGGTCTGGCGACACGGAGGTAGAGGTAAACATCCCTGTCACCACTGAGATAGTGCGGGGCAATCAGGCGCACGTTCTGACCCTTCTCAACCTTTACCCATTTCCTGCTCTCTATTCCTCCGTTCTTGATGAACTCCTCGGCACTCTCAGCAGCAAGCTCCCCCTGATCGGCCACGTAATCAACGAGGTCGTTTATGAGAAGGGCGTTTCCGGCCACGAATATCCCAGGAACGCTCGTCTCAATGCGGTCGTTCACGATCGGCCCGCCTGTTGAGGAGTCTATCTCTACACCAATCTTCCTGAGCTTCTTGACGCTCGGAACCAAGCCGGCGGAGATAACCAGAGTGTCAGCCTCGATCCAGAACTCGCTCCCCGGGACTTCACTGAGGTTCTCGTCCACCTTAACGACCTTCACCCTCTGAACTCTACCCTTCCCCCGGACTTCAACTACCTTGTGGCCCAGGTAGAGCGGGATGTTGAAATCCCGCAGTATCATGACGTTCCTAGCAAGACCTCCGGGGTAGGGCATGAGTTCAATGACGGCCTTAACCTTCGCGCCTTCGAGGGCAAACCTGCGAGCCATTATCAGGCCGACGTCTCCAGAGCCGACTATTACGACTTCTTTGCCTGGGAGGACTCCGTAGATGTCCATGAGCGTTTGAGCCTCTCCCGCCGTGTAAATCCCAGCGACACGGTCTCCGACTATGCCAATCTCAAAGGCGTGCCTCTCCCTCGCTCCGGCGGCGTAGATAATTGCCTTCGCCCAGACCTGATAGACCCCGCTTGGAGAGGTAAATATCACAACTTTTTCCAAATCGGAGTAGTTCTTTATCTCAAGCACCCTAGCAGAGGTTCTGTACTCCACGCCAAGCTCCACCAGGCGCTTCGCCAGCCTCGCCGCGAACTCTGGCCCGGTCAGCTCTTCCTTAAAGTAGTGGAGGCCGAAGCCTGGGTGGATGCACTGCGGAAGGATTCCGCCCAGATAATCGTTCTCGTCGAGGAGGAGCACGTTGAGCCCGAGCTCCTTGGTTTTTGCCGCGGCTGCCATTCCGGCCGGACCGCCGCCGATGACGACAACGTCGTAGCTGAGCATCGGAATCTGAGGCATCGGCTCCATCATGCTTCCTCCCCCCTGAGAATGGCCTTAACGTCTCCAATTCCAATCTCACTTCCCCTTCCTTTCAGAGTGATCTTCCAGGGCTCGACGCCGTACTCCCTGGCAAGAAGCTGGACAATCTTGGGCCTGCAAAAGCTCCCCTGACAGGTTCCAGTTGTCGCTTTAGTTCTGAACTTGACGGAATCGACGCTCGGCGTTTTAACGCCTATGAATTTCATCCTCTCGATGGCCTCAAGGATGTCTCCCTCGCTCACGTGGTTGCACCTGCAGACTATCTTTCCATAGGAGGGGTTCCCCTTTATCAGCTCGTTCGCCTTCTCCGGCGGGAGCATGAAGAAGTGCGTTATCTCCTTCCTATAGGGGTTCCACTTCTCCTTCTCCACAAGATTTACTCCAAGGTCGCGCTGGATTATGTCCCTGACCTCGTAGGCTATGGCAGGAGCGCTTGTTAGTCCCGGAGAGCGTATTCCCGCGACATTGATGAATCCACCAACTTCTTCCTCAGCTGTGATTATGAAGTCCCCTCCTGTTGGCTCGGGCCTTAACCCTGCGAAGGTCCTTATCACCTTGCTCTTCGGAGGCAGCTGAGGCCACAGCTTCTTCGAACCTTCCCAAACCTTTTCAAGGCCCTCCGCTGTTGTGGCAAAGTTCTCTTTCTCCTCAGGCGGAAGGTCCTGTGCGTTTGGTCCTATCATCAGGTGACCGCTGACCTCTGTGGTAACCACTATTCCCTTGCTTATCGGCGTTGGAGTCGGGAAAAGAACGTGGTTCGGTCCCGGAACGGTGTCGTCGAAGAGGAAGTACTCTCCCTTCCTCGGGTGTATCTCGAAGTAGTCTATCCCGGCCATCCGGGCAATTTTGTCCGCGTAGAGACCCGCCGCATTGATGACGATGTCCGCCTCGATGAAGCCGCTGTTTGTCTCAACACCCTTAACTTCACCGTTCTTGACCTTTATGCCCCTAACCTCCGTCTCGAGATGGGTCTTAACTCCGTTTGCGACGGCGTTCTCAACGAGGGCTATAACTGCTGGAATGGGAGCTATCTGGCCGACGATGGGAACCCACAGAGCGCCTATTGCATCTTTCGTAAGGCCCGGCTCGAGGGGGAAGAGCTCTTCACTATCAATAATCCTCATCTCGGGGACGCCGTTCCTATGGCCGCGCTCCAAAAGCTTCTCAAGCTCGTCGAAGTCCTCCTCCTGCGTCGCGACTATCAAAGCACCGTTCCAGACGTGGGCTATCTGGAGTTCCTTGACCCACTGGTGCCACAGGCGGTTTCCCCTTATGCAGAGCTTTGCGCGCACTGGATACCTTTCCGGGTCGTCGTCGTAGCCGCCGTGTATCAGGGCAGTGTTGGCTTTACTGACACCCCAGCCGACGTCGGGGGCTTTCTCTATGAGATGAACCTCAAGGTTCTCGTATTTGCTTAGGACGCGCGCTATACTCGCGCCGCTTATTCCGGCGCCTATAATAGCCACTTTTGTCTTCATACTCACACCTCCAAACTAAAACGAAAAACTGATTTTCGGGTTTTAAAGCTTTCTCTAACCTTTAGTTTAGCTTAAAAGAAACCAAAGAACGTTTTCAGGCATGAAAAGGAAAGACAGGGGTGGACACCAGAAAAATGGACAGTTATGTTCATCAGCCTTCGGCCCCAACGACCTTCGTCCAGCCCCTCGCCCTTTTTACTGCCTCCTTCCAGCCGTTGTAGAGCCTCCCCCTAGTCTCCTCGCCCATCCCCGGCTCGAAGACCTTCTCAGCCTTCCAGAGCTCGGATATCTCATCAACACTATCCCAATAGCCAACCGCCAGTCCCGCGAGGTAAGCCGCTCCAAGGGCAGTGGTCTCCTTCACGACGGGTCTGATGACCCTCCTGTTCAAGATATCCGCCTGGAACTGCATGAGGAAGTTGTTTGCGGTGGCTCCTCCGTCGACACGGAGATCCCTGATCTGAACGAGCTTCTCCATCTCCTCAACGACATCTCTTGTGAGGTAGGCTATGGCTTCGAGCGTCGCCCTTGCCAGGTGCTCCCTGCCGGTGCCACGCGTTATTCCGATTATCATCCCGCGGGCGAACTGATCCCAGTAAGGTGCACCGAGACCCACAAAGGCCGGGACAAAATAAACTCCCTCGTTGCTCTCAAGCTTTCTAGCGAGTTCTTCCGTCTCAGAAGCATGCTTGATGATTTTTATTCCATCGCGGAGCCACTGGACAGCTGCACCGGTTATGAAGACACTTCCCTCAAGGGCGTAGGAAACCTTCCTCTCGAGACCCCACGCAATCGTTGTGAGCAGGTTGTCAGAGTAGCGCACCATCTTGCCCGTGTTCGCGAGGATGAAGCTCCCCGTTCCGTAGGTTGCCTTGACCATTCCAGTCTCAAAAGCCGCCTGACCGAAGAGGGCAGCCTGCTGGTCGCCGGCATCACCACTGACAGGGATTTCAGCGCCAAGGAGTTCTTTCTTAGTGTAGCCATAGACCTCACTCGATCCTTTAACCTCCGGGAGAACGCTCTCCGGAACCCCGAAGAGCTCAAGGAGCTCATCGTCCCAGTCGAGCTTCTTTATGTTGAAGAGCATCGTCCTTGAGGCGTTGGAGTAATCGGTAACGTGCTCCCCCGTGAGGCGGTAGATGAGGAAGGTATCAACGGTCCCAAACATGACATCGCCTTTCTCGGCCTTCTCTCTTAAACCCGGGACGTTGTCGAGGAGCCACCTGAGTTTTGAGGCCGAGAAGTAGGCATCGGGAACGAGGCCGGTCTTTTCCTTTATCATGTTCCCATACTCGCGCTTTATCTCCTCGACCATCTCGGCCGTTCTCCTGCACTGCCAGACTATGGCGTTGTAGAGCGGTTTGCCCTCCCTATCCCAGACGAGCGTTGTTTCACGCTGGTTGGTTATTCCTATCGCGGCTATCTGACTCGGCTTGATCCTGGCCCTTTCAATGGCAGTTTTTATCGCCCTGAACTGGGCATCCCATATCTCCTCTGGGTTGTGCTCGACCCATCCGGGTTTTAGGATAGTGCTGGGGAAACTCATACTGACCTACCCCGTGGATGTTGCTCTCCCTGTCGAATAGTATGGCCCTCGCCGATGTAGTCCCCTCGTCAAGGGAAAGTATGAAGCGCTCCATGATACCACCTAAAGGAAAATAAGAAGAAACACTTATTAGACTTGCTCACTTGAGGCCAAGACCCCGGAGATAACTGATCATCCTCTCAACGTCATTAACAATGAGAACGTCAAAGAGACCGCCAAGCCTAACAAGGTTGTCGTTGGCGTAGTAGAGCTCCTCGTTGAGCGGCCAGAGAACTATCCTGAGGCCGGCTCCCTTTGCCATTTGGAGGGCTCCAACGGTTTTCTCAACGCCGAGGATGGCCATCGCATCAATCGGGGGGTTGAGCGACCACGGCTTGAGCTCCGCTATGAGCTGAGGAAGCTGCGCCAGCGTCTCCTCCTTCTCGATGAGGATTCCCAGCTTGGTCTCCGCGTCGTACTTTCTGTACTCCCTCAGGGCATCGATGTTGAAGGACGAAACGAGTATCCTCTCAGGGTTGTTCGCCTTTATCAGCTCCGCAGTCTTCTTCACTGCATCGATGTCCTTGAGCTCGACGTTGATGATGGCATCGGGAAGGGCCTTGAAGACCTCCTCAAGAGTGAGGATTTTCTCCCCGTTTCCGAAGTCGAGGGACTTGAGCTCCTCAAGCGTCATCTCCTTGACCTTGCCGGTTCCGCTGCTCACCCTGTCAACGGAATCGTCGTGGATAACCACCACTTCCCCGTCCTTTGTCAGCCAGACGTCAAGCTCAACACCGTCGGCACCGGCTTCAATGGCCTTTCTAAACGCCAG encodes:
- a CDS encoding DUF1667 domain-containing protein, which codes for MKVYRFTCIVCPLGCSIEVGVENGEVKDVKGCRCPRGQEWAVEEVTSPKRVVMSVVPVEGGALPTVSVKTAGPVPKEGIPELMKFLAGLKLKAPVEIGQVVAEWEGIKIVATRGA
- a CDS encoding NAD(P)/FAD-dependent oxidoreductase, with amino-acid sequence MEPMPQIPMLSYDVVVIGGGPAGMAAAAKTKELGLNVLLLDENDYLGGILPQCIHPGFGLHYFKEELTGPEFAARLAKRLVELGVEYRTSARVLEIKNYSDLEKVVIFTSPSGVYQVWAKAIIYAAGARERHAFEIGIVGDRVAGIYTAGEAQTLMDIYGVLPGKEVVIVGSGDVGLIMARRFALEGAKVKAVIELMPYPGGLARNVMILRDFNIPLYLGHKVVEVRGKGRVQRVKVVKVDENLSEVPGSEFWIEADTLVISAGLVPSVKKLRKIGVEIDSSTGGPIVNDRIETSVPGIFVAGNALLINDLVDYVADQGELAAESAEEFIKNGGIESRKWVKVEKGQNVRLIAPHYLSGDRDVYLYLRVARPMENVELRIPEIEKKLRLSVVNPAEMVRLKLKAEEIQKAGEKLTVEVVRV
- a CDS encoding NAD(P)/FAD-dependent oxidoreductase, producing MKTKVAIIGAGISGASIARVLSKYENLEVHLIEKAPDVGWGVSKANTALIHGGYDDDPERYPVRAKLCIRGNRLWHQWVKELQIAHVWNGALIVATQEEDFDELEKLLERGHRNGVPEMRIIDSEELFPLEPGLTKDAIGALWVPIVGQIAPIPAVIALVENAVANGVKTHLETEVRGIKVKNGEVKGVETNSGFIEADIVINAAGLYADKIARMAGIDYFEIHPRKGEYFLFDDTVPGPNHVLFPTPTPISKGIVVTTEVSGHLMIGPNAQDLPPEEKENFATTAEGLEKVWEGSKKLWPQLPPKSKVIRTFAGLRPEPTGGDFIITAEEEVGGFINVAGIRSPGLTSAPAIAYEVRDIIQRDLGVNLVEKEKWNPYRKEITHFFMLPPEKANELIKGNPSYGKIVCRCNHVSEGDILEAIERMKFIGVKTPSVDSVKFRTKATTGTCQGSFCRPKIVQLLAREYGVEPWKITLKGRGSEIGIGDVKAILRGEEA
- a CDS encoding glycerophosphodiester phosphodiesterase family protein, which produces MVNWNKTLVLGHRGYSAKYPENTLLAFRKAIEAGADGVELDVWLTKDGEVVVIHDDSVDRVSSGTGKVKEMTLEELKSLDFGNGEKILTLEEVFKALPDAIINVELKDIDAVKKTAELIKANNPERILVSSFNIDALREYRKYDAETKLGILIEKEETLAQLPQLIAELKPWSLNPPIDAMAILGVEKTVGALQMAKGAGLRIVLWPLNEELYYANDNLVRLGGLFDVLIVNDVERMISYLRGLGLK